From Topomyia yanbarensis strain Yona2022 chromosome 1, ASM3024719v1, whole genome shotgun sequence, one genomic window encodes:
- the LOC131676143 gene encoding phospholipid-transporting ATPase IF produces MDYGLGCSAVPADGRTSREAVHLHHPGGGYRLLKPEDHQRHSPVSPLTSLAPLVFVISVTAAKQGYENYLRYRVDNMVNYALVTVVRNGTEMDIRSQDIRQGDIVLTARDCDIPCDLVLLKSSDEGGKCYVTTANLDGETNLKTMLVPKGIPDLPVDKLHTLGRIECELPKTDLYTFNGKIELAEMHCRQDVTVVEGVETEFHVVPLMAENLLLRGSRLKNTEWAIGCAVYTGQNSKLALNSKMTSNKMSSSESFINKFLVFFLVLLVSIVMVSFFMKRYNDRYHHENNHYLGEYLMTYRVSQFLQDFFSFLILFNYLIPISLYVTIEMAKFLGGFYLEWDLQLYDEETDQPCIVNTSDINEELGQVSILFSDKTGTLTKNIMIFQQCSINGKMYSQKGRRLQEVGRNHALKINECSRHVYNFFEALAVCHTVQVAGDYTNEADDPEADEEESEDSDRMLEPNNNRTVRNFSHISEEIEASLSNQSTLNEPDFIQLKHLGARNRTPIVAPIAEQPRREVGSGEFLNPLLSKASEQPKISFLENASAPIGSVPGGDSRPMSEPVIRRPGSIFTGQDNRVHPVSLQIPPFGRSHSNDSSRRSTRPQSLVESTTSEEVTADRPRDCSVLQNGSNGYLNSSLQSMELKRAVSAYEEKSETDRAVKTHRRTQSHIPPGMAIRSNGGVERGRGSISFRRDRNSIRSTAREYYAAPSYTEASLIERQQSVMKQEEVLSFIRKMDYQASSPDEKALVEACAKMGLVYVGDDSDVLSIKLRESCVKRNVKSVYGEPPKEELVKYQRLGVLEFTSDRKRMSVIIRDAQGQIWLYTKGAESHVLPLCTKTASGLVISTQRHINEFAKQGLRTLAVARRKLTQIEFSNYRNELIQAGSSLTDRAAKIEECQRKIETGLELLGATAVEDALQDDIRDTLESLRKAGIKVWVLTGDKVETALNIALSCGHIPDNAFRYFVTECTTVEQVQQHFDVFSFEMFRAPEREYALLIDGASLTIALTHLKEVFRDVSIKCRAVLCCRLSPLQKCEVVQLMKTVESGPVTAAIGDGANDVSMIQEAHVGIGIVGKEGRQAARCADYALAKFCMIKKLLLVHGHFFSTRLAILVLYFFYKNMIFMGIQFFFQIHSMFSSQSVYDSVFLMLYNVLYTSLPVLILALTEKPYKEELLMKEPSLYQRVAGNKQYAWKYFLGWIFLALYHSTIVYVFCWIVWGTNSAIYAWWPSTANFACFGTIMIHNVVVLANLKLLLEAMYKSYIFIASIWLSIFGFMGTTFIYNLFHLNYDGDMLQVYNNLLSSMTFWVLSLLILVAAFLPDFTLFAGRAIGIKVGQIYPGGAKYRGVFFQRRNPGIESTYL; encoded by the exons ATGGATTACGGCCTGGGGTGCAGTGCCGTTCCGGCTGATGGACGCACGAGTCGCGAGGCAGtacatctgcatcaccctggcggaggatatcgaTTGCTAAAACCAGAGGATCACCAGAGAC ACAGTCCGGTATCGCCGCTGACCTCGCTGGCACCGCTGGTGTTCGTAATATCCGTCACGGCCGCCAAGCAGGGCTACGAAAACTACCTGCGCTACCGGGTGGACAACATGGTCAACTATGCGCTGGTGACGGTCGTTCGAAACGGTACCGAAATGGACATCCGCAGTCAGGACATCCGCCAGGGGGATATCGTACTGACGGCGCGGGATTGTGACATCCCGTGCGATCTGGTACTGCTGAAGTCGTCGGATGAGGGGGGAAAGTGCTACGTTACGACGGCTAATCTGGACGGCGAAACGAATCTGAAGACGATGCTGGTGCCGAAAGGGATCCCGGATTTGCCGGTTGATAAACTGCACACACTGGGGAGGATCGAGTGTGAGCTACCGAAAACGGATCTGTACACGTTCAACGGGAAGATAGAGTTGGCGGAAATGCACTGCAGGCAGGACGTGACGGTCGTTGAAGGGGTGGAGACGGAGTTTCACGTGGTACCGCTGATGGCGGAGAATCTTTTGTTGAGAGGGTCGCGACTGAAGAATACGGAGTGGGCGATCGGGTGTGCGGTTTACACCGGACAGAACTCGAAGCTGGCGTTGAACAGCAAGATGACGAGTAACAAAATGAGTTCTAGCGAAAGCTTCATCAACAAGTTCCTGGtgtttttcttggtgctactgGTTTCGATCGTGATGGTGTCATTCTTCATGAAACGATATAATGATCGTTATCACCACGAGAACAATCACTATCTGGGCGAATATCTGATGACCTACCGAGTGTCGCAGTTCCTGCAGGATTTCTTCTCGTTCCTAATTCTGTTTAATTACCTGATACCGATTTCGCTGTACGTGACAATTGAAATGGCCAAGTTTTTGGGCGGATTCTATCTTGAATGGGACTTGCAGCTGTACGACGAAGAAACTGATCAACCCTGTATTGTGAACACTTCGGATATCAACGAAGAATTGGGACAGGTTTCGATTTTGTTTTCCGACAAGACCGGTACCCTGACCAAGAACATCATGATCTTCCAGCAGTGCTCGATCAATGGTAAAATGTACAGTCAGAAGGGTCGAAGACTTCAGGAGGTCGGCCGGAACCATGCGCTGAAAATCAACGAGTGTTCG CGTCACGtttacaactttttcgaagCTCTGGCCGTCTGCCATACCGTGCAGGTGGCAGGTGACTACACCAACGAAGCCGACGACCCGGAAGCAGACGAGGAAGAGTCCGAAGACAGCGATCGGATGTTGGAACCAAACAACAACCGAACGGTCCGTAACTTTTCGCACATCTCCGAGGAGATCGAGGCTAGCCTCAGCAATCAGTCGACTCTGAACGAACCGGATTTCATTCAACTGAAACATCTAGGAGCTAGGAATAGAACTCCAATTGTAGCCCCTATAGCCGAACAACCGCGCCGAGAGGTTGGCAGCGGTGAATTCCTCAACCCCTTGCTTAGTAAAGCTAGTGAACAACCGAAGATTTCCTTTTTAGAAAATGCATCCGCTCCAATCGGCAGTGTCCCCGGCGGTGATTCAAGACCGATGAGCGAACCGGTCATTCGTCGTCCCGGTAGCATTTTCACCGGCCAGGACAACCGAGTGCACCCGGTATCGCTGCAGATTCCGCCCTTCGGCCGGTCACACTCCAACGATTCTTCGCGGCGTTCGACTCGACCGCAGAGTTTGGTGGAGTCTACCACATCCGAGGAGGTAACAGCGGATCGTCCCCGCGACTGTAGTGTCCTACAGAACGGCAGCAATGGCTATTTGAACAGCTCGCTGCAATCGATGGAACTAAAGCGAGCGGTATCGGCGTACGAGGAAAAGTCCGAGACTGATCGAGCGGTGAAGACTCACCGTCGCACGCAATCGCACATTCCACCGGGGATGGCCATCAGGAGTAACGGGG GGGTAGAAAGGGGTCGCGGATCGATATCATTTCGGAGGGACCGTAACTCGATTCGGTCAACAGCCAGAGAGTACTACGCAGCCCCGTCCTACACGGAGGCCTCGTTGATTGAACGACAGCAGTCGGTAATGAAGCAGGAGGAGGTGCTTTCTTTCATTCG CAAGATGGACTATCAGGCCTCCAGTCCGGACGAGAAGGCCCTGGTGGAGGCGTGCGCCAAGATGGGTCTCGTTTACGTCGGAGATGACTCGGACGTGTTGAGCATCAAGCTACGGGAGTCGTGCGTTAAGCGGAACGTTAAATCCGTGTACGGTGAGCCACCGAAGGAAGAGCTCGTAAAATACCAAAGGTTGGGTGTCCTGGAGTTTACCTCGGACCGCAAGCGGATGAGTGTAATTATTCGCGATGCCCAGGGACAAATATGGCTGTATACCAAAGGGGCGGAAAGTCACGTACTGCCGCTGTGTACGAAGACCGCCTCCGGGCTGGTGATATCAACGCAGAGACATATCAACGAGTTCGCCAAACAGGGCCTGCGCACGTTGGCTGTAGCGAGGCGAAAATTGACACAGATAGAGTTTTCCAACTACAGAAACGAACTAATACAGGCGGGTAGTTCGTTGACGGATCGTGCCGCGAAG ATAGAGGAATGCCAGCGTAAAATAGAGACGGGGTTGGAGTTGCTGGGGGCTACCGCCGTTGAGGATGCCCTCCAGGATGACATCCGGGATACGCTGGAATCCCTGCGGAAGGCCGGCATCAAGGTGTGGGTTCTGACCGGTGATAAGGTAGAGACCGCCCTGAACATCGCTCTCAGCTGTGGGCACATCCCGGACAATGCCTTCCGGTACTTTGTTACCGAGTGCACCACCGTGGAGCAGGTTCAGCAGCACTTTGATGTGTTCTCGTTCGAGATGTTTCGGGCACCGGAGCGCGAGTATGCGCTGCTTATCGATGGAGCGAGTTTGACGATTGCGTTGACACACTTGAAGGAGGTGTTCCGAGATGTATCGATCAAATGCCGAGCGGTGCTCTGCTGTCGGCTCAGTCCACTGCAGAAGTGTGAAGTGGTACAGCTTATGAAAACGGTGGAGAGTGGGCCGGTGACGGCAGCAATCGGAGATGGAGCGAATGACGTGTCGATGATTCAGGAAGCGCACGTTGGGATCGGAATTGTCGGGAAGGAAGGTCGGCAGGCTGCGCGGTGTGCGGATTATGCTTTGGCAAAGTTTTGTATGATCAAAAAGTTGCTACTAGTGCATGGTCACTTTTTCTCGACACGGCTGGCTATTCtagtgctatatttcttctacAAGAACATGATCTTCATGGGGATCCAG TTCTTTTTCCAGATCCACAGCATGTTCTCATCGCAGTCCGTGTACGACTCGGTATTCCTAATGTTGTACAATGTACTGTACACCTCGCTTCCTGTGCTAATTCTAGCCTTAACTGAGAAACCGTACAAAGAGGAGTTATTGATGAA GGAACCTTCGCTCTACCAGCGAGTAGCCGGTAACAAACAATACGCGTGGAAGTACTTCCTGGGCTGGATATTCCTAGCCCTATACCATTCAACAATCGTCTACGTATTCTGTTGGATAGTTTGGGGAACCAATTCAGCAATCTACGCCTGGTGGCCTTCGACTGCTAACTTCGCCTGCTTCGGCACAATAATGATCCATAACGTAGTTGTTCTGGCGAACCTGAAACTGCTGCTAGAGGCGATGTACAAGAGCTACATCTTCATCGCCAGTATCTGGCTGTCGATCTTCGGCTTCATGGGGACGACCTTCATCTACAACCTGTTCCACCT GAACTACGACGGTGATATGCTGCAGGTGTACAACAACTTGTTGTCCTCGATGACATTTTGGGTACTGAGCCTCTTGATTTTAGTGGCTGCTTTTCTGCCGGACTTCACGCTGTTCGCGGGGCGAGCAATCGGCATCAAAGTAGGCCAAATTTACCCGGGAGGAGCAAAGTACCGTGGTGTGTTCTTCCAGCGGCGGAATCCGGGCATAGAGAGTACGTACCTGTGA